The following are from one region of the Coccinella septempunctata chromosome 7, icCocSept1.1, whole genome shotgun sequence genome:
- the LOC123317208 gene encoding lysozyme-like, producing MDKLYVIGVLALCFAGAISEDLPVTQQCLGCLCEASSNCDISGQCAGDVCGPFRITWAYWADAGKPTVNNEATDAPQAYAHCAADTYCSALAVQGYMQKFQQDCNGDNRIDCDDFALIHKYGGYGCKGQALPGVFGQRYQQCKILVGGQGQQ from the exons ATGGACAAACTGTACGTGATTGGTGTTCTGGCACTCTGTTTTGCAG GTGCAATTTCTGAAGACCTGCCTGTTACTCAACAGTGCTTAGGATGTCTATGTGAAGCTAGCTCCAACTGTGACATCAGCGGACAATGTGCTGGTGACGTTTGTGGTCCTTTCAGGATAACTTGGGCATACTGGGCTGATGCTGGAAAACCAACAGTGAACAACGAAGCTACTGATGCACCACAAGCTTATGCTCACTGTGCTGCTGACACATACTGTTCTGCCTTAGCTGTCCAAGGATATATGCAGAAATTCCAACAG gattGCAACGGGGATAACAGAATAGATTGCGATGACTTCGCTCTCATTCACAAATATGGAGGTTACGGATGTAAAGGTCAAGCACTCCCTGGTGTCTTTGGACAACGTTACCAGCAGTGTAAAATCCTAGTGGGCGGACAAGGACAACAATAA
- the LOC123317207 gene encoding lysozyme-like, translating into MMGVGHILPIITVLSFSELAVGALDFQCLKCLCETATLCMTLPCDHSKCSRIEINNFGCSCGPFGITPPFWLAANKPVLDDKGGSEAEKFKKCVESFPCSIWAIQYYMEKYAQDCDNDKLINCDDYVLIHTFGPNNCRNASLNEERLGRYKTCMSRTEIIQPSNAGSTTKSTTTTTTTTTEKTQTTVKKSEKLVDLSTIMNQTSTLPSTEEDDVEKGDLPLNDESYS; encoded by the exons ATGATGGGAGTTGGGCATATTTTACCTATTATTACGGTTTTATCGTTTTCTGAATTAG CTGTTGGCGCTCTGGACTTTCAGTGCCTCAAATGTCTGTGCGAAACAGCCACCCTGTGCATGACACTTCCCTGTGACCACTCAAAGTGTTCCAGAATTGAAATCAACAACTTCGGGTGTTCATGTGGACCATTCGGTATAACTCCGCCATTTTGGCTCGCAGCTAATAAGCCGGTTCTGGATGACAAGGGAGGTAGTGAGGCTGAAAAGTTCAAGAAATGCGTTGAGTCATTTCCCTGCTCCATTTGGGCAATACAGTATTACATGGAGAAATATGCGCAA GACTGTGACAACGACAAGTTGATCAACTGTGATGATTATGTCTTAATTCATACATTTGGGCCAAACAATTGTCGTAATGCTTCACTGAATGAGGAACGTTTGGGAAGGTACAAGACCTGCATGAGTAGAACTGAAATAATTCAACCAAGTAACGCGGGAAGTACAACCAAGTCTACAACAACAACAACCACAACTACAACAGAAAAGACCCAAACCACAgttaaaaaaagtgaaaaacttGTGGACTTGTCCACTATTATG AACCAAACTTCAACCTTGCCTTCCACTGAAGAAGACGATGTGGAAAAGGGGGATTTGCCTTTGAATGACGAATCTTATTCCTGA